Proteins encoded within one genomic window of Meles meles unplaced genomic scaffold, mMelMel3.1 paternal haplotype, whole genome shotgun sequence:
- the LOC123936530 gene encoding olfactory receptor 2T4-like, producing the protein MENANWLANHTGRSDFILVGIFSESKHPALLCLVIFVLFLMAVSGNTILILLIHSDAHLHTPMYFFISQLSLMDMMYISVTVPKMLMDQVMGMNKISDIECGIQMFLYLTLAGSEFFLLASMAYDRYVAICHPLHYPVLMNHRVLHLLSSGCWFLGSVDGFLFTPITMTFPFCRSREIHHFFCEVPAVLKLSCSDTSIYEIFMYLCCVLMLLIPVIVISGSYYFILITIHRMNSAEGQKKAFVTCSSHMTVVILFYGAAIYTYMLPKSYHTPEKDIMVSVFYTILTPVLNPLIYSLRNKNVMGALKKMLNVGPVF; encoded by the coding sequence ATGGAGAACGCCAACTGGCTAGCTAACCATACTGGGAGATCAGATTTCATCCTGGTGGGAATCTTCAGTGAATCCAAACACCCAGCTCTCCTTTGTTTGGTCATTTTCGTGCTTTTCCTAATGGCCGTGTCTGGAAACACCATCTTGATACTATTGATACATTCCGATgcccacctccacacccccatgtattttttcattaGCCAGCTATCTCTCATGGACATGATGTATATTTCTGTTACTGTGCCCAAGATGCTCATGGACCAAGTCATGGGTATGAACAAGATCTCAGACATAGAATGTGGGATACAAATGTTTCTCTATCTGACACTAGCaggttcagaattttttcttctagcctctatggcctatgaccgctatgtggccatctgccatcCTCTTCATTACCCTGTCCTCATGAACCATCGCGTGTTACACCTTCTATCATCTGGCTGCTGGTTCCTGGGCTCAGTGGATGGCTTCTTGTTTACTCCCATCACCATGACCTTCCCCTTCTGCAGATCTCGGGAGATACATCATTTTTTCTGTGAAGTCCCTGCTGTATTGAAACTCTCTTGTTCGGACACTTCCATCTATGAGATTTTCATGTACCTGTGCTGTGTCCTTATGCTTCTCATTCCTGTGATAGTCATTTCAGGCTCTTACTACTTTATCCTCATCACCATCCATAGGATGAACTCAGCAGAAGGACAGAAGAAGGCCTTTGTCacttgttcttcccacatgacTGTGGTCATCCTCTTCTATGGGGCTGCCATTTATACTTACATGCTCCCCAAATCCTACCATACACCAGAGAAGGACATCATGGTATCTGTCTTTTACACCATACTCACTCCTGTGCTCAACCCTTTGATCTATAGTCTAAGAAATAAGAATGTTATGGGAGCTCTGAAGAAAATGTTGAATGTGGGACCTGTCTTTTAA